CAGCACCCATCGCGGCCACGTCCGAGAGCGAGGCCCCGACGGCGCGCCAGCCGGCTGTGTAGCGGGTCGTCCCCGCCGGAAAGTCCGTCGTCTCGTGGAGCATATCCGTCGTCACCACGAGGTCGTCGACCACGGCGGCGTCGTCGCCGGCGTACTCGAGTTCGTCCGCGAGTAGCGCCAGGGCGGCGCGTTCGTCCATACGCCTCGTTTCTACTCGAGTGCGAAAAACCGTCCGGGTTTCGGGTGTGGTCGGTGGATCGGTCGATGGGCGTGTGAACCGACATCCCGCTCGGATCGGATACGATGGTCTTAAATGCCGCGACAGGGAACCAAACGGCAATGGCTACGATGTATGACGTTCCGGCGGACGACCTCATCGAGGCGCTCGCTGAGGACCTCGCGGACCGACTCGACGAACCGGACTGGGGAGAGTTTGCAAAGAGCGGCGTCGACCGAGAACTCCCACCAGAACAGGAAGACTTCTGGGCAACCCGCGCTGCAAGCCTCCTTCGCAAGGTCGCAGACCGCGGCCCTGTCGGTGTCGAGCGACTCTCGACCGAGTACGGCGGCGGCAAGAACGGTTCGAACCGCTACCAGGTCGCACCGGACAAGCGCGCTGACGGCTCGAAGAACCTGATCCGAACGATTCTCCAGCAACTCGAAGAGGAGGACCTCGTCGAAACCGCAGAGGGTGAGGGTCGCCGAATCACCGCCGAGGGCCGCAGCCTGCTCGACGACACTGCCGGCAACGTCCTCGAAGACCTCGACCGTCCGGAACTCGAGCGCTACGCGTAAGTACGGTTTACGCTGATCGAGATTTTTGCAGTCCAGGATGAAGTTGTGAGCCGACGCTGTGGCTTCCGAACTGCGGCTGTGCTGTCTCTCTGCGTCCGATCGGGAGACGCAACGAAACCGGACCGCACCGAACCGCACAAACGCAGCGTCAGCGGCCGCGTCCGAAATCATTTTCCACCTTGCAGGACAAGCTGTTCGTATAGCTATGAGCGGCTCACCAGACGAGGAGAAACTCGAGGAGCTTCGCCAGAAGAAGATGGAACAGCTCCAGGACCGCGCCGATTCCCAGCAAGGGGGCGAAGAACAGGAAGCCGCCCGCCAGCAGGCGGAAGCCCAGAAGAAGGCCGTCCTGCGCCAGCATCTGACCGACGACGCCCGCAAGCGGCTCAACACGGTCAAGATGAGCAAGCCACAGTTCGGCGAACAGGTCGAACGCCAGGTCATTAGTCTCGCCCGCAGCGGCCGTCTGCAGGGCAAGATCGACGACGAGAAGATGAAACAGCTCCTGCAGGAACTCAAGCCCGACTCGAAGAGTTTCGACATCCAGCGCCGCTAACGTGGGAGCAGGCATGGACCTCGGACTGCTCTACAGCGGAGGGAAAGACTCGACGCTCGCCGCGCTTCTCCTCGACGAGTTCTACGACGTCACCCTCACCACGGCACACTTCGGCATTAGCAACGACTGGAAACACGCCCGCGAAACCGCCCGCGCCACCGGCTTCGAGTTCGAGCGCCTCGAACTCGATCCTGACGTAGCCCGCGAGGCCGTCGACCGGATTCGGGAGGACGGCTTCCCGCGCAACGGCATCCAGCACGTTCACCAGCACGCACTCGAGACGCTCGCCGCAGGACGGTTCGATGCGATTGCAGATGGTACCCGGCGCGACGATCGGGTCCCTACTGTCTCGCGCGCACAGGCCCAGAGCCTCGAGGACCGCCACGGCGTCGATTACATCGCGCCGCTGTCCGGCTTCGGTCGGACGGCCGTCGATCGACTCGTGGAGGATCGCCTCGACGTGACGGTGGGTCCAAGTGAGGAGATCGACCGCGCAGACTACGAGGCAGAACTTCGGGACCTCATCGCCGAGAAAGACGGGCCGACTGCGGTTACGGACGTGTTTCCGGACCACGAGCAGACGTACGTGACCGACGTTCGGTGACGAGCCGGCCACACTGGGACCGAGATTCGGGCAAGGCCAGTTTCGGCGTCGTGCCTGGTTTCCAACAGGTTCAGATGTCGACTACACGTCGTGAATCGAAACGATCGTCTCATCCTCGAGGTCGACCCGGACGACGTGCGAAGGAGTCCGTTCGTTGACGCCACGGAGTTCGACGATTGCTCTGTCAGTCCGATACGAACCATCTCGAGTGACAACGATGGAATCAGTGGATTCCGTCACTTCGAAATCGATCTTCTCGGTGTCGTCGGTCTCGTTCAGGGACAGCGCTACCTGTTCGACCGGTGAGACGGACAGTTCGTAGTCGTCGCGTTCGTGAAGATACTGCTGGACAGTATCGTTGCTCGTTGCAGTTTCGATCGCTTGTTCGCGGTCATCGGCGTGTATCGGCTCTTGCTCTTCGGTCGTAATCGTATATTCGCCGTCGGTTTCGACGATTTCTACGGTCGTCACGTTCGATAAATCGTCACTGACAGTGTAGGATTCACCACCCTGGGACAGCGTCATGTGCTCGTTCGTGACCGAAATCTCGGTGTGATCTCCACCCGAACTGGCGATTGCAAGCGCTGTCCCCGTCCCAGCAATTGCCACTACCAGAATGGCCACTCCGAGAACGGTAGTGCGAGTGGGTTCGATCATACCAACGTATCGACCGGAACAGTCAATCAACGTTTCGAGAAACAGGTATGAAACAAGTTGGAAACTAGTTGTAGCGCCGTTTCACGAAGACTATTAGAGGGACTTGATCGATACGGCGTCTATGAGAAATATATCCGGCTGGCAACTACTTGCAGCTGTCATATTTCTAGCGGCGACACTCGTTTTCACGGTGCAACTTATCAATCCGACACCAGTCGTGGTCTCGGTCGGCGACAACGGATCGGACGTCGTCGAAGCGGGTGAACAGTTTCGTTACACCGAAGTCGGGATTATCACGGTCGCCGCATGGCTTATGGGAGCGAGTATGCTGTATCTCGTCGTCAGTGTGGAACGCGATACGATACTGACGAAACCGACGACCGCCACATCATCAGCGGCATCGTCCGTGGGGTCCGACGGTGCAGAACGATCCGTCCACCTCGAGTTTGCGGACGATACGAACTCTCCAGTCGAACAACATCGAACTCAGTTCAACGAAACGACCGACCGACTCGACAATACTGAACGGGAGATTTATTCTATGGTCCTCGATGCCGACGGCGAAATCCAGCAACGAAACATCGTCGCTAACACCGATTTCTCGAAAGCGACGGTCACGCGGACGCTCGACTCCCTCGAGGCGAAAGGCTTACTCGAACGGAAACGACAGGGTGTTGGAAACGTCGTCGTCCTCCAGGAAACCGTCTCACCGTGAATGGCGTCGCAAATCTGGATCGGCAGGTTACACTCACCAAAACCTCCACATTCTCGCTCCATACGGTCCTCAAGCCGCAGATACACAGGTGTGGAACCAGTTTATAACCAGTTCTATTTTGTTACCAATCAAGACTTATCATGTCTTTCAGTCAACGATCTCTCGAGAGCGATTCGATAGAGTCCCCTCGCACGTCGACTTCGGTTGCTGCCGGACAAGCCACTGTACAGACCGGTCGCACTCGAGACGCGATCGGGTGTGTGCTAACGGTGTCTGGTAGTGAGACGTCACAGGAGACCCGCCAGAGATCGCTCTCGTGACACCCCACAGTAAGAGACCATGAAAAAAGTACTGACAATCACACTGGCGCTTACGATGTTGCTCGCAGTCGCTGCGGGCGGCGCTATAGCGACAGAACAGACGACTGAATCACAAACGATCGAGTTCGGCGAGTTCGAGATCGATCTCGTGCAATCGGACACAGACTCGACCGAAACGGAGTCAGACGAGACGACATCGGTCGATCTGAACGAGTGGAACAACGATAGTAACGACGCAGACTCGCCCGATGGAAGCACGAACGGGTTACAGA
The DNA window shown above is from Natrialba magadii ATCC 43099 and carries:
- a CDS encoding alpha hydrolase gives rise to the protein MDLGLLYSGGKDSTLAALLLDEFYDVTLTTAHFGISNDWKHARETARATGFEFERLELDPDVAREAVDRIREDGFPRNGIQHVHQHALETLAAGRFDAIADGTRRDDRVPTVSRAQAQSLEDRHGVDYIAPLSGFGRTAVDRLVEDRLDVTVGPSEEIDRADYEAELRDLIAEKDGPTAVTDVFPDHEQTYVTDVR
- a CDS encoding 30S ribosomal protein S19e, which codes for MATMYDVPADDLIEALAEDLADRLDEPDWGEFAKSGVDRELPPEQEDFWATRAASLLRKVADRGPVGVERLSTEYGGGKNGSNRYQVAPDKRADGSKNLIRTILQQLEEEDLVETAEGEGRRITAEGRSLLDDTAGNVLEDLDRPELERYA
- a CDS encoding DNA-binding protein; amino-acid sequence: MSGSPDEEKLEELRQKKMEQLQDRADSQQGGEEQEAARQQAEAQKKAVLRQHLTDDARKRLNTVKMSKPQFGEQVERQVISLARSGRLQGKIDDEKMKQLLQELKPDSKSFDIQRR
- a CDS encoding helix-turn-helix transcriptional regulator, which translates into the protein MRNISGWQLLAAVIFLAATLVFTVQLINPTPVVVSVGDNGSDVVEAGEQFRYTEVGIITVAAWLMGASMLYLVVSVERDTILTKPTTATSSAASSVGSDGAERSVHLEFADDTNSPVEQHRTQFNETTDRLDNTEREIYSMVLDADGEIQQRNIVANTDFSKATVTRTLDSLEAKGLLERKRQGVGNVVVLQETVSP